A single genomic interval of Camelina sativa cultivar DH55 chromosome 11, Cs, whole genome shotgun sequence harbors:
- the LOC104722809 gene encoding uncharacterized membrane protein At1g16860-like isoform X2: MAGRIQSHQLPNGLYVSGKLEQPKERPPTMAARAVPYTGGDIKKSGELGRMFDISVVDSQGPPPLIVGGNSSGGTSRLQAPPRVSGSSSNPNSGSVRSGPNSGSVKKFSGPLSQLQPTGLITSGSLGSSGPILSGSRRSGQLDHQLSNLASSKPKYGSSVTSLNVDPVRVGFTVPKAVVWAVLIVAAMGLLVGAFLTVAVKKPVVIAAVLAAVCPAIVVLIWNCVWRRKGLLSFIKKYPDAELRGAIDGQFVKVTGVVTCGSIPLESSYQRTPRCVYVSTELYEYKGFGGKSANPKHRCFSWGCRHAEKYVSDFYISDFQSGLRALVKAGYGSKVSPFVKPATVANVTMQNKDKSPTFLKWLSDRNLSADDRVMRLKEGYIKEGSTVSVMGMVRRHDNVLMIVPPAEAVSSGCRWWHCLLSTYADGLIITCDENQNADVIPV, translated from the exons ATGGCGGGTCGGATCCAATCCCACCAGCTACCAAATGGACTCTACGTATCGGGAAAGCTAGAGCAGCCAAAAGAGCGACCACCGACAATGGCGGCTCGAGCTGTGCCTTACACCGGAGGCGACATCAAGAAATCCGGCGAGCTAGGAAGGATGTTCGATATCTCCGTCGTCGATTCACAAGGACCGCCGCCGTTAATCGTCGGTGGTAATAGCAGCGGAGGTACTTCGAGGCTTCAGGCGCCGCCACGTGTCTCCGGTTCTTCTTCCAACCCTAATAGTGGATCCGTTCGATCTGGTCCCAACTCTGGTTCGGTTAAGAAATTCTCAGGTCCGCTCTCTCAGCTTCAGCCGACCGGTTTAATCACCTCCGGTTCTCTCGGTTCTTCCGGTCCGATTTTATCCGG GTCGAGGAGGTCGGGTCAATTGGATCACCAGTTGAGTAATTTAGCGTCGAGCAAGCCTAAATACGGGTCGTCGGTGACGAGTCTTAACGTAGACCcggttcgggtcgggtttaCAGTACCAAAAGCGGTAGTTTGGGCGGTTCTTATCGTGGCCGCGATGGGATTGCTAGTGGGAGCGTTTCTTACCGTGGCGGTTAAGAAACCTGTGGTGATTGCGGCGGTTTTAGCGGCGGTTTGTCCAGCAATCGTGGTTTTGATTTGGAACTGCGTTTGGAGAAGAAAAGGACTGTTGAGTTTCATCAAAAAGTATCCAGATGCTGAGCTTAGAGGCGCCATTGATGGACAATTCGTTAAGGTTACAGGG gTTGTGACATGTGGAAGCATTCCTCTGGAGTCTTCATATCAAAGAACACCAAGATGTGTTTATGTATCCACGGAGTTGTATGAGTACAAAGGTTTTGGTGGGAAATCCGCAAACCCTAAACATCGATGCTTTTCTTGGGGATGTAGACATGCTGag AAATACGTGTCGGATTTTTACATATCAGATTTCCAATCTGGATTGCGGGCGCTAGTAAAAGCAGGATATGGATCAAAAGTTTCTCCTTTTGTCAAACCGGCGACAGTGGCTAACGTAACAATGCAGAACAAAGATAAATCTCCCACCTTCTTAAAGTGGCTGTCAGATCGCAACCTCTCAGCCGATGACCGAGTCATGCGCCTCAAAGAAGG ATACATAAAAGAAGGAAGCACGGTGAGCGTGATGGGGATGGTAAGAAGACACGACAATGTTCTGATGATAGTTCCTCCGGCAGAAGCAGTCTCCAGTGGCTGCAGGTGGTGGCATTGCCTCCTTTCGACCTACGCAGATGGCCTGATCATCACCTGCGACGAGAATCAAAATGCGGATGTCATTCCTGTCTGA
- the LOC104722809 gene encoding uncharacterized membrane protein At1g16860-like isoform X1 has protein sequence MAGRIQSHQLPNGLYVSGKLEQPKERPPTMAARAVPYTGGDIKKSGELGRMFDISVVDSQGPPPLIVGGNSSGGTSRLQAPPRVSGSSSNPNSGSVRSGPNSGSVKKFSGPLSQLQPTGLITSGSLGSSGPILSGSRRSGQLDHQLSNLASSKPKYGSSVTSLNVDPVRVGFTVPKAVVWAVLIVAAMGLLVGAFLTVAVKKPVVIAAVLAAVCPAIVVLIWNCVWRRKGLLSFIKKYPDAELRGAIDGQFVKVTGVVTCGSIPLESSYQRTPRCVYVSTELYEYKGFGGKSANPKHRCFSWGCRHAEKYVSDFYISDFQSGLRALVKAGYGSKVSPFVKPATVANVTMQNKDKSPTFLKWLSDRNLSADDRVMRLKEGYIKEGSTVSVMGMVRRHDNVLMIVPPAEAVSSGCRWWHCLLSTYADGLIITCDENQNADVIPV, from the exons ATGGCGGGTCGGATCCAATCCCACCAGCTACCAAATGGACTCTACGTATCGGGAAAGCTAGAGCAGCCAAAAGAGCGACCACCGACAATGGCGGCTCGAGCTGTGCCTTACACCGGAGGCGACATCAAGAAATCCGGCGAGCTAGGAAGGATGTTCGATATCTCCGTCGTCGATTCACAAGGACCGCCGCCGTTAATCGTCGGTGGTAATAGCAGCGGAGGTACTTCGAGGCTTCAGGCGCCGCCACGTGTCTCCGGTTCTTCTTCCAACCCTAATAGTGGATCCGTTCGATCTGGTCCCAACTCTGGTTCGGTTAAGAAATTCTCAGGTCCGCTCTCTCAGCTTCAGCCGACCGGTTTAATCACCTCCGGTTCTCTCGGTTCTTCCGGTCCGATTTTATCCGGGTCGAGGAG GTCGGGTCAATTGGATCACCAGTTGAGTAATTTAGCGTCGAGCAAGCCTAAATACGGGTCGTCGGTGACGAGTCTTAACGTAGACCcggttcgggtcgggtttaCAGTACCAAAAGCGGTAGTTTGGGCGGTTCTTATCGTGGCCGCGATGGGATTGCTAGTGGGAGCGTTTCTTACCGTGGCGGTTAAGAAACCTGTGGTGATTGCGGCGGTTTTAGCGGCGGTTTGTCCAGCAATCGTGGTTTTGATTTGGAACTGCGTTTGGAGAAGAAAAGGACTGTTGAGTTTCATCAAAAAGTATCCAGATGCTGAGCTTAGAGGCGCCATTGATGGACAATTCGTTAAGGTTACAGGG gTTGTGACATGTGGAAGCATTCCTCTGGAGTCTTCATATCAAAGAACACCAAGATGTGTTTATGTATCCACGGAGTTGTATGAGTACAAAGGTTTTGGTGGGAAATCCGCAAACCCTAAACATCGATGCTTTTCTTGGGGATGTAGACATGCTGag AAATACGTGTCGGATTTTTACATATCAGATTTCCAATCTGGATTGCGGGCGCTAGTAAAAGCAGGATATGGATCAAAAGTTTCTCCTTTTGTCAAACCGGCGACAGTGGCTAACGTAACAATGCAGAACAAAGATAAATCTCCCACCTTCTTAAAGTGGCTGTCAGATCGCAACCTCTCAGCCGATGACCGAGTCATGCGCCTCAAAGAAGG ATACATAAAAGAAGGAAGCACGGTGAGCGTGATGGGGATGGTAAGAAGACACGACAATGTTCTGATGATAGTTCCTCCGGCAGAAGCAGTCTCCAGTGGCTGCAGGTGGTGGCATTGCCTCCTTTCGACCTACGCAGATGGCCTGATCATCACCTGCGACGAGAATCAAAATGCGGATGTCATTCCTGTCTGA
- the LOC104722809 gene encoding uncharacterized membrane protein At1g16860-like isoform X3: MAGRIQSHQLPNGLYVSGKLEQPKERPPTMAARAVPYTGGDIKKSGELGRMFDISVVDSQGPPPLIVGGNSSGGTSRLQAPPRVSGSSSNPNSGSVRSGPNSGSVKKFSGPLSQLQPTGLITSGSLGSSGPILSGSRRSGQLDHQLSNLASSKPKYGSSVTSLNVDPVRVGFTVPKAVVWAVLIVAAMGLLVGAFLTVAVKKPVVIAAVLAAVCPAIVVLIWNCVWRRKGLLSFIKKYPDAELRGAIDGQFVKVTGVVTCGSIPLESSYQRTPRCVYVSTELYEYKGFGGKSANPKHRCFSWGCRHAEKYVSDFYISDFQSGLRALVKAGYGSKVSPFVKPATVANVTMQNKDKSPTFLKWLSDRNLSADDRVMRLKEGYIKEGSTVSVMGMVRRHDNVLMIVPPAEAVSSGCRWWHCLLSTYADGLIITCDENQNADVIPV, from the exons ATGGCGGGTCGGATCCAATCCCACCAGCTACCAAATGGACTCTACGTATCGGGAAAGCTAGAGCAGCCAAAAGAGCGACCACCGACAATGGCGGCTCGAGCTGTGCCTTACACCGGAGGCGACATCAAGAAATCCGGCGAGCTAGGAAGGATGTTCGATATCTCCGTCGTCGATTCACAAGGACCGCCGCCGTTAATCGTCGGTGGTAATAGCAGCGGAGGTACTTCGAGGCTTCAGGCGCCGCCACGTGTCTCCGGTTCTTCTTCCAACCCTAATAGTGGATCCGTTCGATCTGGTCCCAACTCTGGTTCGGTTAAGAAATTCTCAGGTCCGCTCTCTCAGCTTCAGCCGACCGGTTTAATCACCTCCGGTTCTCTCGGTTCTTCCGGTCCGATTTTATCCGGGTCGAGGAGGTCGGGTCAATTGGATCACCAGTTGAGTAATTTAGCGTCGAGCAAGCCTAAATACGGGTCGTCGGTGACGAGTCTTAACGTAGACCcggttcgggtcgggtttaCAGTACCAAAAGCGGTAGTTTGGGCGGTTCTTATCGTGGCCGCGATGGGATTGCTAGTGGGAGCGTTTCTTACCGTGGCGGTTAAGAAACCTGTGGTGATTGCGGCGGTTTTAGCGGCGGTTTGTCCAGCAATCGTGGTTTTGATTTGGAACTGCGTTTGGAGAAGAAAAGGACTGTTGAGTTTCATCAAAAAGTATCCAGATGCTGAGCTTAGAGGCGCCATTGATGGACAATTCGTTAAGGTTACAGGG gTTGTGACATGTGGAAGCATTCCTCTGGAGTCTTCATATCAAAGAACACCAAGATGTGTTTATGTATCCACGGAGTTGTATGAGTACAAAGGTTTTGGTGGGAAATCCGCAAACCCTAAACATCGATGCTTTTCTTGGGGATGTAGACATGCTGag AAATACGTGTCGGATTTTTACATATCAGATTTCCAATCTGGATTGCGGGCGCTAGTAAAAGCAGGATATGGATCAAAAGTTTCTCCTTTTGTCAAACCGGCGACAGTGGCTAACGTAACAATGCAGAACAAAGATAAATCTCCCACCTTCTTAAAGTGGCTGTCAGATCGCAACCTCTCAGCCGATGACCGAGTCATGCGCCTCAAAGAAGG ATACATAAAAGAAGGAAGCACGGTGAGCGTGATGGGGATGGTAAGAAGACACGACAATGTTCTGATGATAGTTCCTCCGGCAGAAGCAGTCTCCAGTGGCTGCAGGTGGTGGCATTGCCTCCTTTCGACCTACGCAGATGGCCTGATCATCACCTGCGACGAGAATCAAAATGCGGATGTCATTCCTGTCTGA
- the LOC104722812 gene encoding F-box protein At4g22280-like, whose translation MDMINVLSDDIICHILSFLPLSEATSTSVLSKRWRYLFAFRPNLHLDDQEVGGEQSFIDFVDRVLSVSGNFHMRKISIKCLKSIDGGHVTRWMTDVLKHGVLDLDIDVIPNEPILVPLEMFTCKTLVELKLSRRFDALIPDDVSLPSLKTLCLTSVCCYNSDCCAFEKLLSACPVLEELFISGGSWQSRKCCRTVSSLTLKKLTILCTQLSDYWDLSLDTPSLAYVEYSDINIVPKGCPFVILASLVEAELDHHFTIANSTPTNLIKGLRNVETLELSGATFCLVFHYFREAIPVLSKLSRLSITIDSFYYRWEYLSILLEKSPNLQTLVLKGPNYDRQYEQEFGHSCPVKVLKITEYGGKSGELELMKHLLEKLSCLELVKVRVYAINDEEKSRITKDLLMVPKPSSCKIQIMFCENTK comes from the exons ATGGATATGATCAACGTTCTATCAGATGATATTATTTGCCACATTCTATCTTTCCTTCCGTTAAGTGAGGCTACTTCAACATCTGTCCTCTCAAAGCGATGGCGTTATCTGTTTGCCTTCAGACCCAATCTTCATTTAGATGATCAAGAAGTGGGTGGAGAACAAAGTTTCATCGATTTTGTGGATAGAGTATTGTCCGTGTCTGGCAATTTCCACATGAGGAAAATCTCAATAAAATGCCTTAAGAGTATCGACGGGGGTCATGTCACCCGCTGGATGACTGACGTGTTGAAACATGGTGTCTTAGATCTTGATATAGACGTAATCCCCAATGAGCCCATCTTAGTGCCTCTGGAGATGTTTACTTGTAAGACATTGGTTGAGCTTAAACTCTCAAGAAGATTTGATGCTCTGATTCCTGATGATGTTTCTCTTCCATCACTCAAGACTCTGTGTCTTACTTCGGTCTGCTGCTACAATAGTGATTGCTGTGCTTTTGAAAAGCTTCTTTCTGCTTGCCCTGTGCTTGAGGAATTATTCATTTCTGGCGGGAGCTGGCAAAGTCGAAAATGCTGCCGCACCGTGTCTTCCTTGACCCTTAAGAAACTTACTATTCTCTGTACTCAGCTTTCGGATTATTGGGACCTGAGTTTAGATACACCGAGTCTTGCCTACGTAGAATACTCTGACATTAATATAGTTCCAAAAGGCTGTCCCTTTGTGATTCTTGCTTCCCTTGTCGAAGCTGAGCTTGATCATCATTTCACTATTGCTAATAGCACCCCAACAAATCTGATTAAGGGGTTACGAAACGTTGAGACCTTGGAGTTATCTGGTGCTACTTTTTGTCTG gtattCCATTATTTCCGTGAAGCAATACCAGTGTTGAGCAAGCTGTCTCGTTTATCTATTACAATTGATTCATTCTACTACCGTTGGGAATATCTGTCAATACTTCTAGAAAAGTCTCCGAATCTACAGACCCTCGTCCTCAAG GGTCCAAATTACGACCGTCAATATGAACAAGAATTTGGACATTCATGTCCTGTGAAAGTATTGAAGATAACTGAGTATGGAGGCAAGAGTGGAGAGCTAGAGCTTATGAAACATTTGCTAGAGAAACTATCTTGTCTTGAGCTTGTAAAAGTTCGTGTTTATGCTATAAACGACGAGGAAAAGTCCCGAATCACCAAAGATCTGCTTATGGTTCCTAAACCGTCCAGTTGCAAGATCCAGATCATGTTTTGTGAGAATACTAAGTAA
- the LOC104722811 gene encoding uncharacterized protein LOC104722811 isoform X1, translated as MANATSERGSREHLLRETPNRPSAINNNKSQPEFPASRFTFMSLVLWFDQSNCGTALLSWSVFFLLVVIVPMISHFLLVCSDCDFHHRRPYDAVVQLSLSIFAGISFVSLSIWSRKFGMRRFLFLDKLWDVSDKVRIEHEAEIQRSLKRLMIFVLPSLTLEAIYRIWWYISGFNQIPYIINPVLSHVVAFTLQLSSWLYRNTIFIVVCILYQITCHLQTLRLEDFARCFASEIADVRSALGEHQKIRRNLRIVSHRFRRFILLSLVLVTATQFMALLTTTRASIAVNIYEVGELALCSLSLVTGVFICLRSATKITHKAQSVTSLAAKWNVCATVDSFDHLDGETPTGSMIESQISPCGINAMDTSDDEEGEGDDDLDNTKIHPIYANTISYQKRQALVTYLENNKAGITVYGFLVDRSWLHTIFGIELALLLWLLNKTIVNIP; from the exons ATGGCGAACGCAACATCGGAGCGAGGATCACGGGAGCATCTGCTCCGGGAGACGCCGAACCGACCAAGCgcgatcaacaacaacaaatcgcAACCGGAGTTTCCAGCGTCACGGTTCACGTTCATGTCCCTCGTGCTATGGTTCGACCAGTCGAATTGCGGCACGGCTCTGCTTTCGTGGTCTGTATTCTTCCTCCTCGTCGTCATCGTTCCGATGATCTCTCACTTCTTGCTCGTCTGCTCCGACTGCGATTTCCACCACCGACGGCCCTACGACGCCGTGGTACAGCTTTCTTTATCGATATTCGCGGGAATCTCGTTCGTTAGCCTCTCGATTTGGTCGAGGAAGTTTGGGATGAGACGGTTCTTGTTTCTTGATAAGCTTTGGGATGTCAGCGACAAAGTTAGGATCGAACACGAAGCTGAGATTcag AGATCGCTAAAACGGCTAATGATCTTCGTCCTCCCATCACTAACGCTCGAAGCAATCTACAGAATCTGGTGGTACATCTCTGGCTTTAACCAGATTCCTTACATCATCAACCCTGTTCTTAGCCACGTCGTCGCATTCACTCTCCAGCTCTCTTCTTGGCTTTACCGTAACACCATCTTCATCGTCGTCTGCATTCTCTACCAGATCACTTGTCATCTTCAGACTCTTCGTCTCGAGGATTTCGCACGTTGCTTCGCCTCTGAGATCGCTGACGTTAGGTCAGCTCTCGGCGAGCATCAAAAGATCCGTCGTAATCTGAGGATTGTTAGCCATCGGTTCAGGAGGTTCATTCTTTTGTCTTTGGTTCTTGTTACTGCTACTCAGTTCATGGCTTTGCTTACCACTACGAGAGCTAGTATTGCTgttaatatatatgaagttGGCGAGCTCGCG TTATGTTCGTTGAGTTTGGTTACAGGAGTATTCATATGTTTGAGAAGTGCAACGAAGATAACTCACAAAGCTCAATCCGTAACCAGCCTTGCAGCTAAATGGAACGTTTGCGCAACAGTTGACTCGTTCGACCATCTTGATGGGGAAACCCCTACTGGTTCCATGATTGAATCACAAATTTCTCCATGTGGCATTAATGCGATGGATacatctgatgatgaagaaggagaaggagacgaTGATCTTGATAATACCAAGATACATCCCATCTACGCTAATACAATTTCTTACCAAAAACGTCAAGCTCTAG TGACGTATCTAGAGAACAACAAAGCTGGGATCACTGTGTATGGGTTCCTAGTAGATAGATCATGGTTGCATACGATTTTCGGTATTGAACTCGCTCTTCTACTATGGTTGCTCAATAAAACGATCG TGAATATACCATGA
- the LOC104722811 gene encoding uncharacterized protein LOC104722811 isoform X2 — protein MANATSERGSREHLLRETPNRPSAINNNKSQPEFPASRFTFMSLVLWFDQSNCGTALLSWSVFFLLVVIVPMISHFLLVCSDCDFHHRRPYDAVVQLSLSIFAGISFVSLSIWSRKFGMRRFLFLDKLWDVSDKVRIEHEAEIQRSLKRLMIFVLPSLTLEAIYRIWWYISGFNQIPYIINPVLSHVVAFTLQLSSWLYRNTIFIVVCILYQITCHLQTLRLEDFARCFASEIADVRSALGEHQKIRRNLRIVSHRFRRFILLSLVLVTATQFMALLTTTRASIAVNIYEVGELALCSLSLVTGVFICLRSATKITHKAQSVTSLAAKWNVCATVDSFDHLDGETPTGSMIESQISPCGINAMDTSDDEEGEGDDDLDNTKIHPIYANTISYQKRQALVTYLENNKAGITVYGFLVDRSWLHTIFVNIP, from the exons ATGGCGAACGCAACATCGGAGCGAGGATCACGGGAGCATCTGCTCCGGGAGACGCCGAACCGACCAAGCgcgatcaacaacaacaaatcgcAACCGGAGTTTCCAGCGTCACGGTTCACGTTCATGTCCCTCGTGCTATGGTTCGACCAGTCGAATTGCGGCACGGCTCTGCTTTCGTGGTCTGTATTCTTCCTCCTCGTCGTCATCGTTCCGATGATCTCTCACTTCTTGCTCGTCTGCTCCGACTGCGATTTCCACCACCGACGGCCCTACGACGCCGTGGTACAGCTTTCTTTATCGATATTCGCGGGAATCTCGTTCGTTAGCCTCTCGATTTGGTCGAGGAAGTTTGGGATGAGACGGTTCTTGTTTCTTGATAAGCTTTGGGATGTCAGCGACAAAGTTAGGATCGAACACGAAGCTGAGATTcag AGATCGCTAAAACGGCTAATGATCTTCGTCCTCCCATCACTAACGCTCGAAGCAATCTACAGAATCTGGTGGTACATCTCTGGCTTTAACCAGATTCCTTACATCATCAACCCTGTTCTTAGCCACGTCGTCGCATTCACTCTCCAGCTCTCTTCTTGGCTTTACCGTAACACCATCTTCATCGTCGTCTGCATTCTCTACCAGATCACTTGTCATCTTCAGACTCTTCGTCTCGAGGATTTCGCACGTTGCTTCGCCTCTGAGATCGCTGACGTTAGGTCAGCTCTCGGCGAGCATCAAAAGATCCGTCGTAATCTGAGGATTGTTAGCCATCGGTTCAGGAGGTTCATTCTTTTGTCTTTGGTTCTTGTTACTGCTACTCAGTTCATGGCTTTGCTTACCACTACGAGAGCTAGTATTGCTgttaatatatatgaagttGGCGAGCTCGCG TTATGTTCGTTGAGTTTGGTTACAGGAGTATTCATATGTTTGAGAAGTGCAACGAAGATAACTCACAAAGCTCAATCCGTAACCAGCCTTGCAGCTAAATGGAACGTTTGCGCAACAGTTGACTCGTTCGACCATCTTGATGGGGAAACCCCTACTGGTTCCATGATTGAATCACAAATTTCTCCATGTGGCATTAATGCGATGGATacatctgatgatgaagaaggagaaggagacgaTGATCTTGATAATACCAAGATACATCCCATCTACGCTAATACAATTTCTTACCAAAAACGTCAAGCTCTAG TGACGTATCTAGAGAACAACAAAGCTGGGATCACTGTGTATGGGTTCCTAGTAGATAGATCATGGTTGCATACGATTTTCG TGAATATACCATGA
- the LOC104722813 gene encoding ubiquinol oxidase 4, chloroplastic/chromoplastic-like isoform X1, producing the protein MAAATMAISGISSRMLAISQPLVTLRPVSYSSSHRLLCHRHLSSSRLLLRNKHRVQATILKEDEEKVVVEESFKAETFTGKEPLGEESNTSSSSTSAFESWIIKLEQGVNVFLTDSVIKILDTLYRDRTYARFFVLETIARVPYFAFMSVLHMYETFGWWRRADYLKVHFAESWNEMHHLLIMEELGGNSWWFDRFLAQHIATFYYFMTVFLYIISPRMAYHFSECVESHAFETYDKFLKASGEELKNMPAPDIAVKYYTGSDLYLFDEFQTSRAPNTRRPVIENLYDVFLNIRDDEAEHCKTMKACQTLGSLRSPHSIIEDDAEEESGCVVPEGAHCEGIVDCIKKSITS; encoded by the exons ATGGCGGCGGCGACTATGGCGATCTCAGGCATCTCGTCTCGTATGTTGGCGATTTCACAGCCTTTGGTTACACTTCGTCCCGTTTCGTACAGTTCCTCTCACCGATTGCTCTGTCATCGTCATCTCTCTTCTAGTCGCCTGCTCTTAAG GAACAAGCATCGAGTTCAAGCAACGATTTTGAAAGAGGATGAGGAGAAAGTTGTGGTGGAGGAATCATTTAAAGCAGAGACTTTTACTGGTAAAGAACCACTTGGGGAGGAGTCAAATACGAGTTCTTCTTCGACTAGTGCGTTTGAGTCATGGATCATCAAGCTCGAGCAAGGAGTTAATGTCTTCCTTACT GACTCGGTGATTAAGATACTTGACACACTGTACCGTGATCGAACCTATGCAAGGTTCTTTGTTCTTGAGACGATTGCTAGAGTGCCTTATTTTG CCTTTATGTCTGTGCTACACATGTATGAGACCTTTGGTTGGTGGAGGAGAGCAGATTATTTAAAGGTACACTTTGCTGAGAGCTGGAATGAGATGCATCACTTGCTCATAATGGAA GAATTGGGTGGAAACTCTTGGTGGTTTGATCGTTTTCTGGCCCAGCACATAGCGACCTTCTATTACTTCATGACAGTGTTCTTGTATATCATAAGCCCTAGAATGGCAT ATCACTTTTCGGAATGTGTGGAGAGTCATGCTTTTGAGACTTATGATAAATTTCTTAAGGCCAGTGGAG AGGAGTTGAAGAATATGCCAGCACCTGATATCGCAGTAAAATACTATACCGGAAGTGACTTGTACTTATTTG ATGAGTTCCAAACATCCAGAGCTCCCAACACTCGAAGACCAGTAATAG AGAATCTATATGATGTGTTTTTGAATATAAGAGACGATGAAGCAGAACACTGCAAGACAATGAAAGCATGTCAGACACTGGGGAGCCTACGTTCTCCACACTCCATAATAGAAgatgatgctgaagaagaatcaGGCTGTGTTGTTCCTGAGGGGGCTCATTGCGAAGGTATCGTAGACTGCATCAAGAAATCCATTACGagttaa
- the LOC104722813 gene encoding ubiquinol oxidase 4, chloroplastic/chromoplastic-like isoform X2, with the protein MAAATMAISGISSRMLAISQPLVTLRPVSYSSSHRLLCHRHLSSSRLLLRNKHRVQATILKEDEEKVVVEESFKAETFTGKEPLGEESNTSSSSTSAFESWIIKLEQGVNVFLTDSVIKILDTLYRDRTYARFFVLETIARVPYFAFMSVLHMYETFGWWRRADYLKVHFAESWNEMHHLLIMEELGGNSWWFDRFLAQHIATFYYFMTVFLYIISPRMAYHFSECVESHAFETYDKFLKASGEELKNMPAPDIAVKYYTGSDLYLFDEFQTSRAPNTRRPVIENLYDVFVNIRDDEAEHCKTMKACQTLGSLRSPHSIIEDDAEEESGCVVPEAAHCEGIVDCIKKSITS; encoded by the exons ATGGCGGCGGCGACTATGGCGATCTCAGGCATCTCGTCTCGTATGTTGGCGATTTCACAGCCTTTGGTTACACTTCGTCCCGTTTCGTACAGTTCCTCTCACCGATTGCTCTGTCATCGTCATCTCTCTTCTAGTCGCCTGCTCTTAAG GAACAAGCATCGAGTTCAAGCAACGATTTTGAAAGAGGATGAGGAGAAAGTTGTGGTGGAGGAATCATTTAAAGCAGAGACTTTTACTGGTAAAGAACCACTTGGGGAGGAGTCAAATACGAGTTCTTCTTCGACTAGTGCGTTTGAGTCATGGATCATCAAGCTCGAGCAAGGAGTTAATGTCTTCCTTACT GACTCGGTGATTAAGATACTTGACACACTGTACCGTGATCGAACCTATGCAAGGTTCTTTGTTCTTGAGACGATTGCTAGAGTGCCTTATTTTG CCTTTATGTCTGTGCTACACATGTATGAGACCTTTGGTTGGTGGAGGAGAGCAGATTATTTAAAGGTACACTTTGCTGAGAGCTGGAATGAGATGCATCACTTGCTCATAATGGAA GAATTGGGTGGAAACTCTTGGTGGTTTGATCGTTTTCTGGCCCAGCACATAGCGACCTTCTATTACTTCATGACAGTGTTCTTGTATATCATAAGCCCTAGAATGGCAT ATCACTTTTCGGAATGTGTGGAGAGTCATGCTTTTGAGACTTATGATAAATTTCTTAAGGCCAGTGGAG AGGAGTTGAAGAATATGCCAGCACCTGATATCGCAGTAAAATACTATACCGGAAGTGACTTGTACTTATTTG ATGAGTTCCAAACATCCAGAGCTCCCAACACTCGAAGACCAGTAATAG AGAATCTGTATGATGTGTTTGTGAATATAAGAGACGATGAAGCAGAACACTGCAAGACAATGAAAGCATGTCAGACACTGGGGAGCCTGCGTTCTCCACACTCCATTATAGAAgatgatgctgaagaagaatcaGGCTGTGTTGTTCCTGAGGCGGCTCATTGCGAAGGTATCGTAGACTGCATCAAGAAATCCATTACGagttaa